A window of Aquila chrysaetos chrysaetos chromosome 19, bAquChr1.4, whole genome shotgun sequence genomic DNA:
TGCAGACACCATGCAGAGCAGGATCCCATTCAGGaagtgtggtggtggtggtagaaTCCACACCTAATAATTTAGCACCGTTCCAAAATTTTTCCATCATTTGTGAGGAAGGATCAAATTTTGGAACACTTCTTTCTTTGAACAATGCATTattgtgttcagctctggggcccccagtgtaagaaggacatggacctgttggagcaagtccaaaGGAGGGCTATGaagatggtcagagggctggagcacctctcctgtgaagacaggctgagagagttggggttgttcagcctggagaagagaaggatccggggagaccttattgcagccttccagtacctaaagggggcctgcaagaaagccagagagggactttttacaaggccatgtagtgataggataaggggtaatggctttaaactgaaaaagggtagatttagattagatgtaaagaagaaattctttactgtgagggtggtgaggcactggcacaggttgcccagagaggctgtggctgccccatcgatccctggcagtgttcaaggccaggttggatggggcttggagcaacctggtctagtggaaggtgtccctgcccatggcagggggattgcaactagatgatctttaaggtcccttccaacccaaaccattccatgattctatgtttctattttattacTTGTGTGAGCTTCATTTAGGATAGTTGAGATACCAGCACAAGGATTCTTAAAACtgatctttaatttttaaagtgcagaGATGATTTGTAAAATTACTTCCTAAAAATTTCAAATCTTCTTCCCATGAGTATGTAGAATGATAGCTGCTCACTTTTATGGCCGAGCAAGTGGTTCCaatgtttatatttgttttatggAGCTAAAACAATAATGGGAATTTGATCCAAATTCTGGACTCTACTGAGTCATATCAGCAAGCGATAAACCAAGGTCAATGGATTTACTTCTAATACTAGTTCATCTACAAGTCAGACAATAAATTTTGACTTTCAAGTCACAATTTTGAGTACTCATAGATGTCAGAAAAGGCAGGATTTTCAATAAAGCAAACTTGATGTCCTTTCCTGCAAGTTTTCCAGAATCTTGAAACTCCTTATTTACTTTGAGGGAAGTTTCACATGTGAATATACATGTATATTAGTTCTGTGTTCTGTACCTTGGTGTGGAAGTcgtgaagaaagaaaatacatatcgAAACTGTGTCAGACTTACAAAATTATGTTCCAAGTAGAACCTACATACTAATGATTGCTGTTTTTCactacaatatttttattatctacCACCAGGTTAAATTTGTCCCATCTCTCTCTTACCCCTATTCACAAAGTTTTCAGCTTTCATCAGGCTCCTACTCTGAGTCCTAGGGTACTGAATTTCAGAGACTATCAGAAACTATCTGAAGAACATGAAAGAAGCTAGAAGAATCATCACATTTGTTACTTTGCTGTACTTTACATTGACTTTTggcaagcaaataaaacatttaaaatactgtggttCTTTGATGTTTTTCTATAAGTATAGCAACATAAGGGTGATGTTTAATACATCTTTATGGCTTCTGGAGCAGTATATTGgctgtaaaaattaacattactacagaaatattttttcataatagCAAGGTCAGAAAACCCAAACTAGAATGTAATAGCAACCTGAATTCCTCCTTTTCCTATTTCAATACCTGACATGGATTTACCAGAGGCCTATCTCCTTTCCCCCGAACAGTGCTACTAACAGTAATGTGCATTTCAGGTCTAATGATAAAATAACTTAATTGACTGTGTTTGCACACAGATCCCTAATCTGATTTAGAGATAATACAAACCACATTGTGTACATTACTATGATACTGTGGGGTATAACCCAAATTGTAATCTGATCTCTATGGTCACTGTTACAATATGGTatctgaaaaaggagaaatccaGTTTGAATTTGAGCTGAGTTTGAAAAGAAGATGGAAtatcatctttttattttatgaactgTGAAAATATGAACTGTAAGTACACTAGTTATAGGATTAAGATTACATATCTTTGCCTGAAATGTGTCCACATAAGCTGCCTGATCTCCATTAGTCAATGAAGATACAGTTAGTGAGTTCTGTCAAGCAGTTCCCCTGATCCATAAAGATGCcagtttcaagaaaaaacaaagcatttcctAGAACTCCATGGTCTACAGTGggaatttagaaaataaatcatgtgCAAATATCTACGCTGGTGACATCCCAAATTAGGCAAGATGAATCCCCATCTAGATGTCCAAAGCAAGGTGTTTGAACTAGCAATCAAAACTTCTTCTGAAGTCAATGAAAGGAGACCAGTACCTCCACAAAGCAATTCGTCTCATCCTTGGATGCGTGTTTATCATCACAGATGAAAGGAAACATATCTCCACTATAGGGAACCTCGAAGGTTATCTTAGATTAGATACCAACAGTGGATTTTGTTCAAGATTAGATGTAGACATGTGAGGCAAGAATCTCAACTGCCATTATAGTCAAAAGAGCTACTTCTTTTCGTCTAGCATCATTTGAGATGATCTAAGATATCCTGCCACTCCAGATGATCACAGGTCATATGCCATAATTTCCAGCCTGTTGCAAATGTGTAAAGTGTGCTAAAGTGCATCAAATGACATTGGATGTATATATTTAGGTAAATAAATGGAGCACAATGAAAATTCAATCCTCTCTAAAGGAAGAATATTGTGTAAAGTAAATGTGTAATAAATCAATGATTTGTATTATATTATCTGCCATAAAATCGACCACAAAAGATGAACAGAGTAAATACACTGTATTCCCAATCTCAGTGTATGTAAGTATGAAAAACCTGTGAGGAAAAGCTGTAAtgttaatatttgcttttacaCAAATATTATTCTCTCCAATTTACAAGTTTGATTCAAAGATACTACTGCCACCAGTACCTGCACAGAAATGTGATGTTTGGCTCGTGTGGAAAACAAAGTATCTGCTTCACCCTCTTTGTTCAGAtacaggaaggaggaaaatatcACTCCTCAGCCTTGATGAGCTGCTGTGCCCCATAGACAAGTACCTTCACTACATCTTCTAAGAACTGAATCCTGATCTTGTATAAAGAatgcaaaattcccactgaagtaaaaaaatgcCTCATTCATATGTCTGGGAGCAGAATTCAGCTCTCAGAACTAAAACAGCTTGCACTCACCTGCTGCTTTaattctgaaatgcattttcaattgATATCTTGTATAAATCATTAATTGAGAGCAATGTGCTTTATGAAGAAGCCTGTATTCCAGTCACAAAGTGCCATCCAAATGGAAAGCCCCCAAAAGTAAGCAAGAATGACCAGAACATTACAACTGTATTCTTGGGTTTCACCATGACAAACTTGCATTGACTATTACACATTTACAAGGTATCAGTTTTCATTTGGTCGTTGTTGTTTAAAGCAGGAGAAGGTTTGCTCTTCTGACCATCAGTTCCTCCTTTGGATGTGTCCTGGAAGAAAAGCCTTGGCATCCACAGTGACATTAAAATTCGTTTGTATTCATTCCTAAAATTCTGGTTAAGAAGTCCATATATTATTGCATTAAGGCAGCTGTTGAAATAGGCCATGAAGTAGCTTATAATGAATAACCATTCAGGAACTTTTGGTGCCATTTCCATAGGATCGATGGCTACAGCCAGTCCAATGAAGTTTAGCGGTGCccagcaaaaggcaaaaatgacaaaaaccacaaacatgGTAAGAAAGTTTCTGAAGTCACTTGGCTTCAGCCTTGGCTTTGTTTCTGACTTGACTCGTCTTCTAACTTGAAGCACTAAAACCCAAATTCGAAGGTAGCAGAAGCTCACAACGGTGATAGGGACGATGAAGTGAATTACCACAACAGCTATCGTATAGTAGGAGCTTGCAGTCTGAGCAAATGTGCATGAATAGACTCGTGGATCATATTTTAAAGAGCCAACAAAGAAATTTGGCACAGTTGCAATTACTGTTAATACCCAGACTAAGGAGACATACAGCATCGTGTTCCAACAGCTGTACACTTTGTCATAGGCAAAACTATGACATATATAGCAATATCGGTTTATTGCAATTGCAGTGATGTTGAAAATAGAGCCTATTACACTTAGTCCCATCACAAAGCCACTCGCTTTACAGTGCATTTCACCCAACGTCCATCCATTGTGGAAAATAGCTAAGAGCACCAGTGGGTATGGATACACGGCCACCACCAGATCAGCCAAAGCTAGGCTCACCACAAATGCATTAcctggggagaaagaaaaatacatagacATAAGTCTGAAAGCAGGCATAGTtgcaaacaagaagaaaatatgataTATTATTTTGGATATCTACAATGTTAAATTATTGTTGATGTCAGCAAGCAGAAGTTATATAGACCAATAGGTCTGTATGGGAGCAATTTTACAATTCAGCTTAGAACACCATGAAAATTTCTGCAGCAACATGATGTTTCAG
This region includes:
- the MTNR1B gene encoding melatonin receptor type 1B, whose protein sequence is MLENGSLRNCCDPGGRGRFGLAEREAAGAPRPAWVVTVLSSVLIFTTVVDILGNLLVIVSVFKNRKLRNSGNAFVVSLALADLVVAVYPYPLVLLAIFHNGWTLGEMHCKASGFVMGLSVIGSIFNITAIAINRYCYICHSFAYDKVYSCWNTMLYVSLVWVLTVIATVPNFFVGSLKYDPRVYSCTFAQTASSYYTIAVVVIHFIVPITVVSFCYLRIWVLVLQVRRRVKSETKPRLKPSDFRNFLTMFVVFVIFAFCWAPLNFIGLAVAIDPMEMAPKVPEWLFIISYFMAYFNSCLNAIIYGLLNQNFRNEYKRILMSLWMPRLFFQDTSKGGTDGQKSKPSPALNNNDQMKTDTL